One window from the genome of Sesamum indicum cultivar Zhongzhi No. 13 linkage group LG15, S_indicum_v1.0, whole genome shotgun sequence encodes:
- the LOC105178342 gene encoding zinc finger CCCH domain-containing protein 14: MQNENVSFDALTTTTTSAAASAPLYFSRSNPFLSPTSPSYLNSSASFYSSLFQNYSPNSISDTASFDGGDTERRLHDASCILEYQQLYNRYTLCLSQLHDSIEEVDALRRENDSLRVSNADLSHRVALLFSRDRLLSEFNRLNIASPSSAVPLPVHVASPQPLIEHNRVERINTERVSLPKSISVRSRGYLKMTRPGRDTSRHKTVSEPCPASQRVCIPGAKKEEEALEFDVYNQGMFKTELCNKWQETGTCPYGENCQFAHGIKELRPVIRHPRYKTEVCRMVLAGDICPYGHRCHFRHSLTEQERLLAVPSPAPPG, encoded by the exons ATGCAGAACGAGAATGTGTCATTTGACGCcctcaccaccaccaccacctccgccGCCGCTTCGGCTCCGCTGTACTTCTCTCGGAGCAATCCGTTTCTGTCCCCTACTTCGCCGTCTTACCTGAACTCCAGTGCCTCCTTTTACTCGTCGCTCTTTCAGAACTACTCGCCTAACTCTATCTCCGACACCGCCTCCTTCGACGGTGGTGACACCGAGCGCCGACTTCATGATGCCAGCTGCATCCTCGAGTACCAGCAGCTCTACAACCGTTACACACTTTGCCTCTCGCAGCTTCACGATTCCATCGAGGAGGTTGACGCTCTCCGCCGCGAAAATGACTCTCTCCGCGTCTCAAATGCCGACCTGTCGCACCGCGTGGCCTTGCTCTTCTCCCGCGATCGACTTCTCTCAGAATTCAACCGTCTTAATATCGCTTCTCCCTCCTCTGCCGTTCCGCTTCCCGTTCATGTGGCCTCTCCTCAACCTCTTATTGAACACAATCGCGTTGAGCGGATCAATACTGAGAGAGTCTCACTTCCAAAGAGCATTTCGGTGCGTTCAAGAGGTTATCTGAAGATGACTCGCCCTGGTCGGGACACATCTCGCCATAAAACAGTGAGTGAACCGTGTCCTGCATCG CAAAGAGTGTGTATACCCGGGGccaaaaaggaagaagaagcgCTGGAATTCGACGTGTACAACCAAGGGATGTTTAAAACGGAGCTATGCAACAAGTGGCAAGAGACTGGTACATGTCCATACGGGGAGAACTGCCAGTTTGCACACGGAATCAAGGAGCTGCGACCGGTGATCAGGCATCCACGCTACAAGACCGAGGTGTGCCGCATGGTGCTCGCCGGAGACATCTGCCCATATGGTCACCGCTGCCACTTCCGCCACTCTCTCACTGAGCAGGAGCGGCTCCTGGCAGTCCCATCACCAGCACCACCAGGTTGA